The Rubritalea squalenifaciens DSM 18772 DNA segment TTTCGAAGACCCATTTGAGGTAGGCGTAGGCATCGTGGCCTGCGCGGCGGATGTTTTCGATCAGCGTGAAGATGACCGCACTGCGCCAGCCCGTGTCTTCGTTGCCTACGAACAACCAGTTTTTGGCTCCGAGTTTGAGCGGGCGCAC contains these protein-coding regions:
- a CDS encoding transposase domain-containing protein, translated to VRPLKLGAKNWLFVGNEDTGWRSAVIFTLIENIRRAGHDAYAYLKWVFEKIPHMTNQDNLRELLPKVWIRLQQDKQQTSRQETAA